TCAACTAGCACCATGTCGTCAGCAAATAGCAGGGTCTAAGTCTAAAACCTTTTGATTCTAAAGTATATCTCTACAACTCTAATTTCCTATTAACCATTATCCTACTCTCGTCAACTACCACCATGTCGTCAGCAAATAGCATACACCAAGGGATATCTCCTTGTATGTCCTTTGTGGCCttatccatcaccaaagcaaataaataagggctcaaagctgacccttgatgtagtcctattttatatgaaaagtCATCTGTGTCACCGTAACACTTGTCAAATGTTATTGTACATACCATTGATGAGTAGTAATTATCACGTGTACAATATTTCTAGCATTGCATGATATAGTTTAATGCACTATTGCTTATTTGTTGCTAACTTCATAGAGTTATTATTGTAGGGGTACTTCTGGATGATCTTCTTGTAGCTGAAGATCTTGCTGCTGCTGAAACAACAACTGCTGCTAATCATGCAGCAGCAAGTGCAGCAGCCACTAACTTGCAAGCTGGAAGAGCACTTGGAAAGTATGCCTACAATGATGAACGGTCAAGACAAACAGCTACAGAATCTGGTCCTGATGGAGCTGTAGTTCTTGGGACTCCAGTTGCACCTCCTGTAAATGGAGACATGTATACTGATATTAGTCCCGAGAATGCCGTGCTGCAGGGACAGAGGTACATAGCATAACTTTTTATGAATGTGTTCTTTTTTTATGCTTTCTCACCAAgttaatattatttttgtactagcTATTTCATTTTGATGTGTTTAAAATCTTTCATAGGAGATTAAGCAAAGGTGTGGATTACTTAGTTGAAGCATCAGCAGCAGAGGCAGAGGCAATCAGTGCTACATTAGCTGCTGTGAAGGCCAGGCAGGTTAATGGTGAGATGGAGCAGTCGCCTGACAAGGAGCAGTCTCCAGACTCTACATCAAGCAACAAACATTCAAGTCTCATCAAACCAGACAGTGCTCTTTCTAACAACACGACAGCTCAACCTGGGGTTCGGTTGCACCATAGAGCTGTGAGTACAATTCATGTTGCATTACATTTTTCTCTTTATAGTTATATTTCGTTGGCAATTTAATTTTGTGGAAGTCAATGTACTTGCTATTATAcaccttttttttccttgcagGTTGTGGTGGCTGCCGAAACTGGAGGTGTCTTAGGTGGCATGGTCAGACAACTATCAATTGACCAGTTTGAAAATGAAGGAAGAAGGGTCAGCTATGGTACCCCTGAGAATGCAACTGCAGCAAGGAAGTTACTAGATAGACAAATGTCTATTAATAGTGTTCCTAAAAAGGTACTGTCACTTTGTCATTAGGATAATATGTTCACAATTAAAATAAACTTCTAGTGCTCTTTCAGGTAAACAAGAAATGTTTTTGGCTTTCTGCATGATAAATGATTAGAAACTCAGCAGGGCAACTGCTCTGATACTCCTCATAGAAGCATTTAATGATGTAGAAATTCCAATGCTCATTAGGTGTTGAGTTAGATGAAATGCCTACCTTCTTCTCAACTACTTAATTATTTGTCACATTTTGATGTGTCTGCTGCCATATTTATCTAGGTAATTGCATCTCTGTTGAAGCCTCGTGGTTGGAAGCCCCCAGTCCGAAGGCAGTTCTTCTTGGACTGCAATGAGATTGCAGATCTGTGTGACAGTGCTGAGAGAATATTTTCCAGCGAACCAAGTGTTTTACAACTTAAAGCTCCTGTTAAGATATTTGGTGATTTACATGGACAATTTGGAGACCTCATGAGGTTGTTTGATGAATACGGTGCTCCTTCGACAGCAGGAGACATTGCGTGAGTGTTTCTTTCTTTCGAGAGAATGAAAATGATGAACTTATGCATCTTTGATAATTAATTCTTGTGTTTTTTATATGCCACAATGATTTTTTATCATTCAGCGTGCCAAAAACGACTAAATTCTTGATCCACTTTATCCCTGGTCTTGATAATCTTGACTCTAGATGGATGTATTTCTTTGTTAATGGTCTTCAGCTcatgttttatttttcttcaccTGCAGTTACATTGATTATCTCTTCTTGGGAGATTATGTAGATCGTGGCCAGCATAGTTTGGAAACTATCACTCTTCTTCTTGCATTAAAGGTATCATGTTGTGCACTTACCTTCAAGCTATGAAGACTTGTTATGATGCAGTAATCTATTTAAAGTATAATATTCAAACTACTGTATATTACAGGTTGAATATCCTCAAAATGTACATTTGATACGTGGAAATCATGAAGCTGCGGATATCAATGCTTTGTTTGGTTTCCGCATAGAGTGTATAGAGCGAATGGTAACTAACTTTTTTGTAAACTGCACTTCTTTACAAAACCGCCTAGAATCTTTTGCTTAGGTTGTTATTGTTTGCTCAAAAATAGGGTGAGAGAGATGGTATCTGGACATGGCATCGTATGAATAGGTTATTCAATTGGCTTCCTTTGGCTGCACTTATAGAAAAGAAAATCATTTGTATGCATGGTGGCATTGGTCGGTCAATCAACCATGTTGAACAAATCGAGAATCTTCAGAGACCAATTACGATGGAAGCTGGCTCAGTTGTCCTTATGGATCTTCTATGGTTAGCATTTTCAGCCACTCCAGCTCACGCTTACATGActgctatttatttaatttcatCTGTTCTGATTCTCACAGGTCCGATCCGACAGAGAATGACAGTGTTGAAGGACTGAGGCCCAATGCCCGTGGACCTGGTCTTGTTACATTTGGGGTTGGTACTTTTTAATCCAGATGTTGTTTTAGCTCTTTTGTCCTTTCTGCCCCTTTGATTTTCCTaagttgacattttttttaccaCAGCCTGATCGTGTTATGGAGTTTTGCAACAACAATGACCTTCAGTTAATTGTACGCGCACATGAGTGTGTGATGGATGGCTTTGAGCGCTTTGCTCAAGGTCACCTGATCACTCTTTTCTCGGCAACAAATTATTGCGGTAAGAATGTGTTTTGTGATGATCTGCTTTCAATTTTTAGTCTTGATTATATGATTTCTTGACATAGTTGCACACACAGGTACTGCAAATAATGCCGGTGCAATCTTGGTTTTGGGTAGAGATCTTGTGGTTGTGCCAAAACTAATTCATCCTTTGCCCCCTGCAATTACATCACCCGAGGCATCACCGGATCATAGTGAGGACACATGGATGCAGGTAACACTAATATTATTTCAAATGTAGCTCTGTTCTTGTATCTCTGTTCTTGAACTCTTTGGTGCTTCTGTCCACCTCTTAACACCATGACCTGTTAAATGAAATTCAGGAGCTGAATGCTAACAGACCAGCGACACCCACCAGGGGCCGTCCCCAAGCAGTAGCTAATGATCGAGGCTCTCTTGCCTGGATATAGTAGATTCACCACTCATTTGGTTGGTATGATCCATCTGAAGCCTTACTCAGCAGGATCTTGCTATTTTCATTTGTGTTCGACAGAGAGGCTAGTCCATAGCCATACCAAACGAAAATGTACAGGGAGCAAAGTGGACTAAAGCTGGAAGGGAGCTTCATTCAGGACAGTGCTCTCCATTCCATTTCTCCAAACACAAATAGCAGATCAAATCAATTCACAGGGTTTATCTGAAGATCCATGGAGGCTTCGCTTGTGTATATACTTAGCTGCCGGTGGATAAGGCGAGTTTATGATGTCTTTTTGCATCTTATTGGAATAGCAAAGGAAATAGCGTTATTGTACTAGGTATTCTTTCCCTTCTTTTTTGCGGGGCCTAGAATTTTCCTCATGTTGCTAAGTGTTTCTGAGTTGCCACAGGGATGTCTGGTCGAGTCGTGGTCTAGTCGTGTATAATAGCCCTCCCAACCTGCCTACTTTGTTGCAGCATCCCCCCTTGTAATTTCAATCTGATGCTGATGTGTACAATTTTGTGTTTAAGGGCCTATTTGGAAGCCTGGTTTTAGGTCCAAAACTTCTATAAATTGTGGGCCCTAAAATTTTTCTAGGTTGGTCTGGAAATTGGTGTTTGGAAGCTTAGGCAGTACATTTCTTTTACCACTGGTTTTGGCACAACCCATCGGATGAAAGAATCGCGTGGCaaggtttgaaaaaaaaacacgaCAACTATTGGACTCGCTCAACCTAGTCCTGTGCTCGGTGCCCATGACGGCGATCCAATCTTTGTGGTGATGGCGGCTAACCTCATCAGAAGCGGCGGTAAGCCCTCCTCTACAGTAACCTCTCTCATTCTCTACCACATGACAACTTCCTCCCGCTCTCTCACGATaacctctcccttctctctccgtCTATCTAGAGGATTTGGTGGATGCTGGTGTCGATATGCTAATTGTGatttggttttgttggttaaTCCCTTTGACTTCAATGTTGCAGTCTAGCGATCACATCGCTAGGTGAGCACATTGGAGGCTACCACATCGACACGACAACAAGCACACGACGAGATCTCCATTGATTTACACACCCGCAAGCCGCAACTGCCTTGCCTCCCACAACTCTACTCTGCTCTATGGCGGTGGCGATCCCATCGGTGTCTCCTGATGAGCATGAAGCGGATCAGGGTTTGGGGCGAGTACATCAACAGGTGGGAGCGCATCGATCTGCGCATTCCTCTTCACTAGCCTCCATCTGCGTGGGTGCCTTTGATGGTCAGTTTCTATCCTTGCTCCGCCTTCGTTCCTCTCCCAGTTCTAGATATATCGCTCGTGCTCAAATCCGTGCGTAATTATTGTTATTGCTCAAGCTAGGTGGTTCTTGATCCATCTTTATACGTAGATTCCTGTTGGTGCTCGATTTCTATGGTTCTTGATCCACTTCATGCCATTTCAGATGTGATTAGCAGAGTGGCTAACTTAGGAGCTATGTGATTAGCACAATGATGTTATCGCTCAAGAGTTGATAGAGATTTGATGGGATGCTCACCACTCGTACCCAATTGTTTAGTGCAAGCATCATTAGCAGCTCAGAGTTGTTCTACTCTCCCGATGAGCCTCATGTGACTAGAATCATAGAGTTGGAGCTGAAATGAATCTTTGGTGACACCTAATCATGTTAGGGAATTAGATAGATACGACTCGTATTTTATTTCCACTTGTGTAGTTTTAGCAATGCTTCATTTTAAACTTGATCTTCTTGACTGCTGGTAGATACATTAATAAAA
The nucleotide sequence above comes from Phragmites australis chromosome 4, lpPhrAust1.1, whole genome shotgun sequence. Encoded proteins:
- the LOC133915800 gene encoding serine/threonine-protein phosphatase BSL2 homolog, with the translated sequence MDVDSRMTTDSDSDSDAVAAAAHGGSAGGSGSGSETSSSSGPSAPGTPAAAPNPAAVGAAGPRPAPGYTVVSAVIEKKEDGPGCRCGHTLTAVPAVGDEGTPVYIGPRLILFGGATALEGNSATPPSSAGSAGIRLAGATADVHCYDVLSNKWSRLTPLGEPPSPRAAHVATAVGTMVVIQGGIGPAGLSAEDLHVLDLTQQRPRWHRVVVQGPGPGPRYGHVMALVGQRFLLTIGGNDGKRPLADVWALDTAAKPYEWRKLEPEGEGPPPCMYATASARSDGLLLLCGGRDANSVPLSSAYGLAKHRDGRWEWAIAPGVSPSPRYQHAAVFVNARLHVSGGALGGGRMVEDSSSVAVLDTAAGVWCDTKSVVTTPRTGRYSADAAGGDAAVELTRRCRHAAAAVNDLIFIYGGLRGGVLLDDLLVAEDLAAAETTTAANHAAASAAATNLQAGRALGKYAYNDERSRQTATESGPDGAVVLGTPVAPPVNGDMYTDISPENAVLQGQRRLSKGVDYLVEASAAEAEAISATLAAVKARQVNGEMEQSPDKEQSPDSTSSNKHSSLIKPDSALSNNTTAQPGVRLHHRAVVVAAETGGVLGGMVRQLSIDQFENEGRRVSYGTPENATAARKLLDRQMSINSVPKKVIASLLKPRGWKPPVRRQFFLDCNEIADLCDSAERIFSSEPSVLQLKAPVKIFGDLHGQFGDLMRLFDEYGAPSTAGDIAYIDYLFLGDYVDRGQHSLETITLLLALKVEYPQNVHLIRGNHEAADINALFGFRIECIERMGERDGIWTWHRMNRLFNWLPLAALIEKKIICMHGGIGRSINHVEQIENLQRPITMEAGSVVLMDLLWSDPTENDSVEGLRPNARGPGLVTFGPDRVMEFCNNNDLQLIVRAHECVMDGFERFAQGHLITLFSATNYCGTANNAGAILVLGRDLVVVPKLIHPLPPAITSPEASPDHSEDTWMQELNANRPATPTRGRPQAVANDRGSLAWI